Below is a genomic region from Telmatobacter sp. DSM 110680.
ATACTCTCTACGAATTGGGTGCCCTTGTCGGAGGAACAAAATATTTGCAGCTTGGTGGAAAGCTAACATATATGGATGTATTTGGAGAACCGAGGGAAACACGCTTCCGCTACATCTACAAAAAAGGTAGCGGGAGAAATGAATGGATAGAGCACGGTGTGCCATCCGAGAATGAGGCGACCTAACCACAGGCAGCAAATGACAATCGAAATTCACAAACGCTAATATCGGCGAGGAGAAAAGCGCATTGCCAGATTGGATTATTGGAACCGGCAGGTATTTACTCATCACCAGCGGTTCCCTAACGCTAATCTTTCTATACTGCCTTCTTTGTGGCGCAATATCTAAGCGATACCCAAGAATCGGCGTTGCGCTGTTCGGAGTGGTGGGCGCTGCATTTGTCACCGTCTTCTCATTTGTCGGAATAACAATAATTGCGGAAGGCAAAGCAGCAGTAGTGCTCTTGCTTCCCATATATTTTGTGGTCCTGATTGGATGGGTAGTGTTCGCATTCAAGTTTGCGGGTGACAAGTCGAAATAATGCATGAACGCAGGATAAAGTGGACTACGCCTTATCCGCGAAAATTGCCAAATCCGCCGCCCCTCCTTCGTGGTAGAGTTTGGCCATCATGTTCAGGAGCATTCTGCTGCTCATTGCGTTGTGCGCAACGCTGACGCTCTCTGCCGAGCCAGCCAAGGCTCCTGCCGCGAAACGTGACCAGCCCTCAGCGCAGAAAACGGAGCAAGCGCCGACAGTCACGATCTCCAAACTGGTTGTTCAGGAACCTCCCAAAGAGGAGAAAAGCTGGTGGGACCGATTTTGGCAGCCCGAAAACGTTCCTAACATCCTCTTGTTCATCGTCGGTGCTTTGGGCGTGCCGATAGCGGCATGTACGTTAGTCATGCTTTGGTCCCAGACCAAGGCGATACGAGAAACTCTTGATGTCTCCAAGAGAACGCTCCTCCTACAATTTCGTCCCATCCTTACCGTTCGGGGCCTTAGAGCAATGGGCCTATTGCAAAATCCGAAATATCCAGAAGAAACAAAGGTGTTTCTCGCCATTGAGAACAGTGGAGGGTCAGATGCGCACATTGACAGTAGTGAGATTGTTGTCAAGACCGTGGACTACAACACTGACATAATGGAAGGCGCGATTTCTCTCGGCAAGATGACACTGAAGCCCGGTCAGGGACATGTAAAAAACATCCCAATTGATGACGAGCTTGTGAAGGCGATGGTCGCGGAGACGGCTCATATGGATCAGGACAAGGAGCGAAAGAGCCAGAAACCGCTGATAATGTGCATGGGCAATATTAAATATGTGGATGATTTGAACATCACTCGCACCCTTACCCTATATCGGCGATTCAACCCAAGAACCTTCGAGTTCTTGCCGATTGATGCTAACGACAGCGACTTTAGGACTGAAACCCAACTGTGATACGGACTACGCAGTCAATATGTTGTATATCGTTTCCCGCGTCACACCAAATTCTTTCGCACTGAGCAGCTCTCGCTTAGCAATGACCTCGGCTCTTCGAACTGCATCTTGCCCGTTCGATTTTGCCACGCGCCGATTCAAGATGCTCGTCATAGCAAGCATGACGATCCTCGTTGATAGTACTGAGTCTGGCTGGCAAAGCGTCTGTATATGTTTGTGATATTCCCTCTCGTGAAGTTGTCCGCATTCTGGAATACACGCGAACGAGTTCCTTTCCGATCAGGCCATCGAGCTGCGTAGTCCTGCTGCGAAACGCACTTGAGAATTGCCCTTCTATAGTGCTTCTGTTTCCATGCGTGAGAAATTTCTCCAATTCAGGAAAATCACTCCGACCAGCATTACATGCCAATTTAGGGGCTTTTTCATAGCGAAAAGGCATTTCGACAGGCCTCCAAGTTGCTTCAACCATGTTTGGGTGGACCACAACGCTTATCGGCGGTGTGAGATGCACCAATCGGGTGCCCTTTGGCCCTCCCTGCGCAAATGCCAGTCTCGCACCGCTCAGACGGTCAGCGCTTTTGGGATTCAGAAGGTTCATCGCATGACACCCGGTTAAGCCAAAGCTGCCGAACTCCCAAAATGGGTCACTACGTGGGTCGCACTTGGACCTTGGACGGCGCAAATGCACGATGAACACGCGATCTTCAGTCATGTCAAAATCTTTCTTGCAAAAGGTTAACGTGCTGGTTTTGGAACCAAGTGAGAAATTGCTTAGCATTCTTGAACTCAGGCGGGACGGCACTTCTCTGGATGTAGCCGTTCTTTACACTGAGTCCTCCCCATGCATGTTCAATCTCAGGGCGCACACGATATGCTTTGTCTCGCCAACTGCCAATTGGAATACAACGATCGAAGCGCCCTGATTCGCCAGCTCTTGCACGAACCACGACATCGTTCTCGCTGACAACTGTCCAACGCGTATGCGCGTTTTCATCTCGCCGCGCTCTCGGCACATCTACAGCCCTAATAACCTCATCAATGACGTATAGACCAACCAAGCCGTAGATCAAATCATGAGGCGGCGTTATTGACCTGAGACCTCCATAGAAGACCAAGATGTCTCCTCTGGAAAGCGATGCAACACCTGCGCCTCTGCGCTTGCCGTTGTCACCGTAGGTCAAATGCTCAAAGTCTGGATCGAGGTGCATATTACAAGCTGACAATTCATCAGGAAAACGCAAATTTGCGAGGTTGTTTATACGCGCAAACTCGGCGAGAGGCTCTACCACTTCCTCATAACGCTTAGCACGGCCCGGAGTGCATACCTTCTTGGGACCATCAGGAATCGGAACAAACACAAAGCTCCCCGTGAGCACATTCACAGGAGCGTTCCATTTGCCGTAGGCTTGGTCAATTCCGACTCGAACGAGAATCCCTCGCATTTGTGATTTCACCTTTGGCATCGAGCAGTTCGGTAAACAGCGTTGCACTACCTTGAAAGAAGAGGTCAATTGCGCAATTTCTAAACTACAGCTCATCCGATAAAATTGGCATTGGATTCCAATTCATGGGAGTAATCTCGCTTGGGGGCGATAGAGCCGCTCACTCCACTCAATGACTGCCTCTTTGCCGCCCCGCTTCTCAACCTCAGACAGCACCAAATCGGTGAACTCATCACTGACTGTCGTCGGAACGAAGCGAAACCAAGGGTACTTATCAAGTCGAAGCAAAGCGTCTTCGAATTTGTCCACGTGGGCTGATTGCTCAAACAACGCAACGCCATCCCCGAGTTCGTCTTTCGGCAACACGTCCAGCATTGTCGTTTCGTCACGGAGCGTCCAGTACTCCCAAGTCCCGCGTTGGTTTCGTTGCCTTACGATGGCTAGGGTGCCTCCCTCAGCTCCGACCTCCAAAACAGTTTGTTGAAACGTTGAATCCCAAGGCTTCGTATCGAAGTATGTCCGCTCCTTCCCCCGCCTCGCCAGAATTAGGTTTCGCCGCTCAAGGAAGATTCTGTCCCTAAGGTCATAGAACTCAGGCAGCGTTTTCGGGACAGTGCAATCCACTTCGACTTTGAAACGATTGCAGAAGCCGTTGCAGGCTCCACAGGCCAATACGGCGTTCGAATAGTTCCACACCCAAATCGCGTCAATTCCCATGCTCTTGCAAACGCTTTGCGGAACAACGTGGTCGAGCACCATCGTGAGCCAGTCTTCAAATCTTGCAGTAAAGGGCAATCCACAATAAGCACAGTTTGTAACTCCGGTGATTCTCATGAACTCCGGGGCATCAGCATGGCGTGTGTTGAACCCCGGTCTCTGTTCTAGTTGCTCTCGACCCCCACCGGGATATGCGTCGAAGGGAAGTCCCTCAATCTTCATGTAAGTTCCTCCTCTTGTGCGCGTTGTAAGGCCACCCTTGACCACACAATATCGCTTTCGATTTCCGTAGAATGGCCGCCATCAAAAGCTCACCGGATTTCTAAAACTTCGACCCTATTTTTGATGCCACCCTTGCACTTCTACGCTGATGTTATGATGCGGGCAACTGTTGCTGCTACTCCCATATTCCGCGCTCTTCTCAAGAACGCAACGCATTCACTTGCTTCAATATCAAGCTGATGTAGTACTCGGAAACAACTCGCGAATCGTCTCCTTAAGCTCAGCGAGTTTCGGCGTCCATATCAAAGTTCGGTAATTTGGGCATCGTCGCACATTAGGTTGCACCCGTCCGAGAATGACAGGACGCCCATTGGTTAACAGAGATGGAGTGAAATCGGGAAGCAACTGACTTGGATTGCTCTAGGTTTAATGTGGACGGAATTCAACGAATCGCCAGCCATCATCGTAAAGCCGTAGAAGCGCCTTCCCTTGTGCAGGAGGCATGGGATTGAATATGGACTCGGCATCATGCGGATAATCCGATAAGTCATACTTCCATGTATACTCGGCAACTTTGTCATTCGAGGCATTCGAATCGGCTGAAATGCCAGTAATCTCAACAATTCTCCAACCTACGGGCTTGGTGAGTGGCAACATCACGCCAGGATGTTGGGCATCCACGCCGGCCGGAATATATCCAATGCAAAGCACATATTGTCCTGATGCCAATCGGATGTCAGAACTGTCGGGGAGACAACTCTTAAAGTGATTGAAGTCCATTAAGGTCGCCAATTTTTGGGCCGTACTCGGATCAATATGCAAAAACTTCGAGGCCTCATCGGGACCTAGGACAATCTGGTGAAACTGATTTGAGATTCCCACCTTGTCGAGAATATCCTTTGCGCCGTCACGCGTAAGTTTCTGGGACCTACAACTAGAGGTCATCGCGAGAACGGCGATTACTCCAAGACACACTGATATTCGCTTCATAGTTTTCCTTTCTCATACTGTTCTTAACGGATATTGGATGAAGTGTACTCTTAAACCGTTCTTCCCCCACATATTTCATGCGCCCACGACCTTTCTCTCCAAAACGGAGCAGAGATGCGCTAAGATTGTTGCCATTCCTGCGCCTCCTTTGAACCGCAGATTCTATCTAGCTTGGGCAACCAGCCAGAGCGGGGGAAAGTATGGTCTATTCGACAGCCGTCACACAGACACGTGCTATTCACATTCGTCGAGTAATTGAATGGGGAACGAAATTAATATTGGGCGTCGTGGGGATTGGCGTGTTCCGAAGCGAGTTTCTCAGGATCATGTCTCTGCCGCGCGAACTCAATAACGAACTCTACTTAGTTCTTTTAGCGGTAGCGACCCTTCTCACAGCCGGATGGATATTTGTAGCCAATAAGGAATTCGACATCATGTGCAATTTCTTGGACCCGCTCGAATACCGAATCCCCGACGAAACATTCATTGGGATGGCGATTGCAGCAGCTCTCACAATCCTCTTATTCACGGCCCGAAATCCGCTATGGTTCGGCGTGAGCTATTCCGTTTACATGTTGCTGAGCGTGCTTGGTTGGAAACGGGTACAAGATTCCACCAAGCGAACTGCGGCATATAGATGGTGAGCACATCCGCTGTCCGAAGTGCGGGAAAGACAGCGTCTATATCAAGCCAAAAAACTAGTTCAGCTGCTCACTCATCTTTTGAATCGAGAACGCTAGTCCACTATCGTGAGCGACGTCACATCATGCCGATAGAAGGCAACCGTACAGTCATAACGTCGCACGCTACCCATTGAACGCAGGGCTGTTGCACGTTGAGGCCTCCGTTTATGCACCAGCGGTTCGTGCGAGACCCCACTTGATTTTGTAATGCACGGTCAAATCGAAAAAGGAGAGGCGAGCATGGAAAAGGGTACTCGGCGAGCGAAACAGCTTGTTGATATCTATTCCATTGGTCTCAAGCTTCATACGCTTCGCGTGCAAAAGGGTTTGACCCTATCGCGCTTGGCAGCAGAGACAAGCTTATCGACTGCGCTCTTATCTAAATTGGAAACCGGTCACATGATTCCGACTCTCACAACGCTAGCGACCATCTGCCGCGTTTATGGCGTCGGACTTGGCTTCTTTTTTGCTGAGACAAAGAAGCATTCAATGTCCATCACGCGGAGCTTAGTTGCAACGAGACGCGGGCGAACGCAGGAAACGATGAAGGAGTTTCCGCTGAATGCAAAAGCAGATTTTCCTATTCTTGCGAGAGAAGTTGACTTTCCGCCAAAGCACACTGAGACGATGGCGGAAGTGGGGAAGGTGTTCACCGGTGTTATTTACGTCTTAGAGGGGAGTCTACAGCTTGAATCAGCGGGTCAGAAAGATGTGATGGAAGCTGGAGATTGCGTTTGCTTGAATAGCGACATGTTGATTTTCTGGGGCGCGAGCGGAACAACTCGGTGCAGAGCACTGGTTGTGACCCAAGGATAGGCCTGAAATCACGGTTCAGAATGCTCAGCCACCCTTCAGATCACAGTGTCACTTTTGGGTTCCGCAGAATGGCCTCTGTCTGAAACACGGCATTTTTCAGAACTTTGACCCTTGTTTTGGAGATCACATATTGAAGGCTCAGACAGCTGAGTCATCGCATTCTTTAGAGGTTGTGGTCGAATGGTGCTGCGCTGAAGATGTCGATGAAAGATCATCATTGGCGCTGCTTCAAGCTTCCGTCCCAATCGACCGGTTTACTTTATGAATGAGCCATTTCAAGGATCGCTTTTGTATATCGCTTTCCTTCATTCCTCCGGTTGTGGTTTGTGGCACATGCATTCACATTCGTGATCGTTCCGCTCCTTGCGCAGGACGTAGCCGTCGCAATTTTGATGGCGCTTCTGCTTGCATTCCTGGCTGATGTAGTGGGTGCCGCGCATGGGGTGATATTTGTAAGCGTACAATTCTGGTAGTAGTCGTCAATGGGTGAAGCTTGAAGCACATTGTTTACAAATACAGCAATGATCAGGCGGACGAAATGGAATTTGATTCCCATGGTTCCCAGATCTTAGAGCAGGGCGATATTGTTTCAAGGCATGGTGCGAGTTGGAAAGTTGAATCGATCGAATACTAGGACTAAGACAACCGCAAACTCATTCCGACCTGGTGGGTGTATTTGAGCCGGGTTTTGACGAACTAGCACCCGCACTTCACCTTTCCATAACTCCACGTCCTTATGCATAGCAGTAAAAACATCACAAGAATAATGTGTTGGAATGGAGAGGATTCATGGAGAAAGCAATTGAGATTCGACTAAACGAGGATAACGCAAGGCACCTAGAACGTTTTCTGCAGGGGTTCACATCGACAAATAAGTTTCAACCGCCCTACGCGAGTTCTGAAATTAAGGCGTTCAATGAGTTGTATGCCGAAATTCGGAAGGCTCTCGGCCATTCCTGAGATCGGGCGAAAGTAATCGACTCGACACAACACAGGTGAAGTCGAGGCGGATTACAGTGCGTAAGCTTTGCGGCCTACGACCTGTGGACGTTGGATTTGATGATGAAGAAGAGAAGAAATCGGCGGCTCAGCTTGAAGGTTATGCGGCGGACTCCCCCGCACTGGCAGCAATCGCGTGGTTTGTCGGGATTGCCGCATTCTCTACTGCTCTCGCACTCGCGCTGGTCAATTATGAGTCAAGTCTGTTTGCCAGAGCATTCGTTGACCTTGTTTCCGTCGGGGCAACGATGGAGCGAGACTTGTTTCATCGAATTCGTCGAACACATTTACATTATGTGTCTGCATCCATTCAGTGATGCGTTGCTTGTCACCGCGTCTGCCGTAATCTCTTCAAACAACTCGCGTACCCGCTCTTGGCCGGTCTTTAGGGCCTGTCGTCCCGCATGTGTTGCAACATACACCCGGCGACTTCGCTGTGACACTTTCTGTTTTGAAGACTTAAGCCAGCCTCTTTTCTCCATGCCCTGCAAGAGCGGATACATCGTGCCCGGCCCAAGCTTGTATCCGTGACGATTAAGTTCCTGAATCATGCCAAGGCCGAATACCGGCTCTCGACTCGCGTGATGAAGGACGTGAGGCCGCACAAGCCCGGAGTACAAGTCGTAATATTTGGGATTCACGGTTTACTCCCGACCAAGCTATGCTGACTTCTTCTGATTTGCCCAACGTGCCCTCTGCGCGTCACCAATTCTCTTTCTGGCGGCGGCACTCATCTTGCGCTTCTTCCGTTTCGGGAGTATAGAAGTCTTCTTCGCTCCATCCCCGGATAGCAGAGTACGAGCTTGTTTAAGTCGAGAGATTTCAGCGTCAATCGAGGCTAGGATTGCATCTATAGTCATCCCGAAAGTATATCTAACTAGCCTCAGCATAGGCCGCTGTTGGGACTTCCCCGTTTTTTAGTGCGAGGTCTTCTTTTTTGCAAGCCTCACAGCTTTCGCGGTGCTCGACCATCTTCTGCTGGGCAGTCATCGCTGCGTCTTTATCGACCGACAGACTGTCCGATTGAGCCGCGGTTCCATCGACTAGAGACTGCCACTTCCGTCGCAAACGCTCATAAGATTTACAAACCGTTAGCTTCGTGTGGTCATATCGTCTACGGCGCATTGTTCTATTTCTCCAAGCTTCAATGAATAAACCCGAAAAATTCTGCTAAAGGGTACCTATTGGTTTTGATGGGTCGGTGATGCTGGGAGATGCTCACAGGTGTTAGGAGCGATATGGACGAGGAACATGTTCAATCGTGTCGAGGACGAAGATTGAGCTACTGCGGTCCACTTCGCAATAATCGGGCCAACTTCAATTCAGTTGACCTTTCTCCCAGAGCAGGAGCACACTTTGACTCTTCACCCCCACGCGACTGGAGAGACTATGAATTTTGCTGACAAGGAGTTGAAATGCGCCGATTGCGGCGGAATGTTCGTGTTTTCTGCGGGAGAACAACAGTTCTTCCAAGAAAAGGGATTTACTAACGAGCCGAGACACTGCAAACAGTGCAAGGGTAAGAGGCGGGGCAGCGGAGACCGGCCTCGAATCGACAGTCACGTCACCTGCTCAGAGTGCGGAAGCGACACAACCGTTCCATTCAAGCCGACACAGGGTCGGCCAGTACTGTGTGCCGCTTGCTTCACCCATAGACCAAAGGCTCACGCTATTGCCGAAGTCAATGCCCTGTGATTTCCTACTTTATGAAAAAATCGAGTCATGCAAAGACCGGAGTCTAATCTCAGAACCTGCCGCCACCGCCGCCACCCACTCCCAAATTTGCTGACGAAATGGGGTTCGGGCATGGAAGGTAGTTACAGCGTACAATCCTCTCACTCGTCGTCAATGGGTGAAGCGTGAAACACATTGTTTACACATATGGTGATGGTCAGCCGGACGAAATGGACTTCGATGCGCACGGTTTATTTAACTTTACTAATGGCGATACTGTCTCAAGGCATGGAATCACTTGGAAAATAGATGCAGTGGAGCATATGGGTGTCAATGACCGGAAGCAAATCCCGACCGTGCGGGTACATTTGACACCCGTTGTCGAGAATTAGACCCAATCGCTTCGATGAATAGTTCTTGAAGACGCGGAGACTCAGAACGGCACCGGCCACTCTAGAGGGCTTGCTACTGTCCACCGATTCGTCCA
It encodes:
- a CDS encoding HNH endonuclease; protein product: MKIEGLPFDAYPGGGREQLEQRPGFNTRHADAPEFMRITGVTNCAYCGLPFTARFEDWLTMVLDHVVPQSVCKSMGIDAIWVWNYSNAVLACGACNGFCNRFKVEVDCTVPKTLPEFYDLRDRIFLERRNLILARRGKERTYFDTKPWDSTFQQTVLEVGAEGGTLAIVRQRNQRGTWEYWTLRDETTMLDVLPKDELGDGVALFEQSAHVDKFEDALLRLDKYPWFRFVPTTVSDEFTDLVLSEVEKRGGKEAVIEWSERLYRPQARLLP
- a CDS encoding PadR family transcriptional regulator — encoded protein: MNPKYYDLYSGLVRPHVLHHASREPVFGLGMIQELNRHGYKLGPGTMYPLLQGMEKRGWLKSSKQKVSQRSRRVYVATHAGRQALKTGQERVRELFEEITADAVTSNASLNGCRHIM
- a CDS encoding zinc-ribbon domain containing protein: MNFADKELKCADCGGMFVFSAGEQQFFQEKGFTNEPRHCKQCKGKRRGSGDRPRIDSHVTCSECGSDTTVPFKPTQGRPVLCAACFTHRPKAHAIAEVNAL
- a CDS encoding helix-turn-helix domain-containing protein; translation: MEKGTRRAKQLVDIYSIGLKLHTLRVQKGLTLSRLAAETSLSTALLSKLETGHMIPTLTTLATICRVYGVGLGFFFAETKKHSMSITRSLVATRRGRTQETMKEFPLNAKADFPILAREVDFPPKHTETMAEVGKVFTGVIYVLEGSLQLESAGQKDVMEAGDCVCLNSDMLIFWGASGTTRCRALVVTQG